The nucleotide sequence ATGCTTTCAAAAGTTGCCGCCTTAGCTGCCATAACTgttaacttagcctctttcctagctaccttatactccttATTATTCGTCTATCTCTCCTCATCATCTTTGATctcaaccaacttatcataagccaccttcttagactctACCTTCCTCTTTACCTCTtagttccaccaccagtcccccccGGTGCTTACCAAAATAACCTCtcaagacacccaacacctctctagcagtTTCCTTAATGCAACTGGCATTCATCTCTCACATACTATCCATATCCCATCTACTCTTCCAAGCACCCTATTATCACTAGGTaagactttacagtctttacataatGCTCTATCACCCTTCCAaagaagcaaaaagtctatctgagtcttggctactGAACTACAAAATGTAAAGTGATCCTCCTTTTTCAAAAATCTCGAATttgctatccacaacccaaaagccctagaaaaatccaaaagagaagctCCTCCTTCATTCTTCTCCCCAAAATTAAAATCGCCATGCACATCATTATAACCTCTCATCAAAGACCCAATATGTCCATTAAAGTCTTCTCCTATGAAAAGATTCTCAGTTCTCGGGACGCCCCTAACtacctcatctaaaacctcccaaaaACCCTTCTTCTCCCCCTCGTCTATACCTACTTGAAGAGCGTAAGCACTAATAACGTTCACCGAATACCCTCTTATAACTAACTTAATAGACATCTACCTATAACTGACTCTCTTAACTTCTACCATCTGCTCGCTaagttcttcatctactaagatacctaccccatttctatgTCTCACACTACTCGAGTACCACTATCCATCCCAATCTCTCATCTTAGTGACTACCCATTTAGTTTTTTAGACACACACTAtactaatcctcctctttct is from Capsicum annuum cultivar UCD-10X-F1 chromosome 5, UCD10Xv1.1, whole genome shotgun sequence and encodes:
- the LOC124898487 gene encoding uncharacterized protein LOC124898487 translates to MSIKLVIRGYSVNVISAYALQVGIDEGEKKGFWEVLDEVVRGVPRTENLFIGEDFNGHIGSLMRGYNDVHGDFNFGEKNEGGASLLDFSRAFGLWIANSRFLKKEDHFTFCSSVAKTQIDFLLLWKGDRALCKDCKVLPSDNRVLGRVDGIWIVCER